In Staphylococcus lloydii, the following proteins share a genomic window:
- a CDS encoding fumarylacetoacetate hydrolase family protein yields MKFLSFRHEGQTSYGVKVKREEAAWDLKRVFADFAEGEFHPKTLLNGLQQNQLVDFQEQVRKAVVAAEDSGNGDNYKVPFSDIEFLPPVTPTNNVIAFGRNYQDHANELNNEVQRLYVFTKAASSLTGDNSTIPNHKDITDQLDYEGELGIVIGKDGEKIPKGLALDYVYGYTIINDVTDRNAQNTHAQAFLSKSLTGGCPIGPYIVTKDELPTPEDVNIVTKVNNEIRQDGNTSQMILKIDELIEEISKYVALHPGDIIATGTPAGVGAGMNPPQFLQPGDEVKVTIDNIGTLTNFIAQDE; encoded by the coding sequence ATGAAATTTTTATCATTCCGACATGAAGGACAAACATCCTATGGTGTTAAAGTTAAACGTGAAGAAGCTGCATGGGATTTAAAACGTGTATTTGCAGACTTTGCTGAAGGTGAATTTCACCCTAAGACGTTGTTAAACGGATTGCAACAAAATCAATTAGTTGATTTCCAAGAACAAGTTAGAAAAGCAGTTGTAGCTGCTGAAGATAGCGGTAATGGTGATAATTATAAAGTACCATTTTCAGATATAGAATTTTTACCACCGGTAACACCAACTAATAATGTAATTGCTTTTGGACGTAATTATCAAGATCATGCTAATGAGTTAAATAATGAAGTTCAACGTTTATACGTCTTTACTAAAGCGGCATCTTCATTAACTGGTGATAACAGCACAATACCAAATCATAAAGATATTACTGACCAATTAGATTATGAAGGTGAGTTAGGTATTGTTATTGGTAAAGACGGTGAAAAAATTCCTAAAGGTTTAGCTTTAGACTATGTTTATGGTTACACTATCATCAATGATGTGACTGACCGTAATGCCCAAAATACGCATGCTCAAGCTTTCTTATCTAAAAGTTTAACAGGTGGTTGCCCAATTGGACCGTATATTGTAACGAAGGATGAATTGCCAACACCTGAAGACGTTAATATCGTTACTAAAGTGAATAACGAAATACGTCAAGATGGCAACACAAGCCAAATGATTTTAAAAATAGATGAGTTAATAGAAGAAATTTCTAAATATGTAGCATTACATCCAGGAGATATTATTGCTACAGGTACTCCAGCTGGTGTAGGTGCAGGTATGAATCCACCTCAGTTTTTACAACCAGGTGACGAAGTTAAAGTAACAATTGATAATATTGGTACATTAACAAATTTTATTGCTCAAGATGAATAA
- the addA gene encoding helicase-exonuclease AddAB subunit AddA: MTNIPTKPSNAQWTDNQWKSIYAKDQDILVAAAAGSGKTAVLVERIIQRILHDELDVDRLLVVTFTNASAREMKHRVENRIKEASLEDPSNEHLKSQRVKIHQAQISTLHSFCLKLIQQHYDVLDVDPNFRTSSEAENILLLEQTIDEVLEQHYDKLDANFVDLTEQLSSDRNDEQLREIIKQLYQFSVANPYPFEWLNSLAEPYDNETQQDNLLQLLNDLAKIFLTSAEESLNKSYDLFMMLEEVDKQVDVVQRERQFLTQAMEDGMLNTELIANHQFEPRFPAKNKKIKEANELNIEAYDSAKSHYDNYKSLVTKVQDDYFSRDVDSLKSDMQQLKPRVSYLAQITADVIEQFNGKKRSSNLIDFADYEHFALQILTNEDGTPSEIAQHLSTQIDEILVDEYQDTNRVQEQILSCIKKGNDHDGNLFMVGDVKQSIYKFRQADPSLFIEKYNRFNVKGDNSGLRIDLSQNFRSRKEVLSTTNYLFKHMMDSQVGEIEYDEAAQLYYGANFDDANVPLHLDMLIEDGESDLTGAEQEAEYIVQHVQQIMNEREVYDVKLGKYRQPTYKDIVILERSYGQARRIQQAFKDHDIPFHVNSKEGYFEQTEVRLILSFLRTVDNPLQDIYLVGLMRSVIYQFTEDELSNIRVFSPNDDYFYQSINNYMSNEVANKKLVQKLQYFMDDLAMYQTYSQSHPVYQLIDKFYNDHFVIQYFSGLIGGKGRRANLYGLFNKAIEFENSSFRGLYQFIRFIDELIERGKDFGEENVIGPNDDVVRMMTVHSSKGLEFPFVIYSGLSRRFRRDALNKPVILNQQYGLGMNYFDVQNNVSYPSLASVTLKAIAEKELISEEMRLIYVALTRAKEQLYLIGRVKDSKELEQWEQVAVSNDYLPVSYRLTAQRPIDLIYTILAKHQSTAIPSDLQFETDIDALDASVRPSVNINIHNYEDIASEYVADTTTQRSVHDIPQAATNDKTLQAQIHEQLSYEYPYQKDMHKASKQSVSELKRQLETEEAGTDYNRVRQYRVGSTTYERPNFLNQYTKRKANEIGTLMHTVMQHLPFKVERLSTEEVNEYIDDLIRKNIIAEDAKQDINIPEIEQFINSDLYLAIAKSDGIYRELPFIVNQGKVDHVPESEEDSSIIQGMIDLIFVKDGLYYFVDYKTDAFNRRRGMTDEEIGKQLRDRYKIQMTYYKNTLETILNTEVKGYLYFFKYGQLSVEE, encoded by the coding sequence GAGGCTTCATTAGAAGATCCTTCGAATGAACATTTAAAAAGCCAACGTGTTAAAATTCATCAAGCACAAATTTCAACATTGCACAGTTTTTGTTTAAAGTTAATTCAACAGCATTATGATGTTTTAGATGTGGATCCAAATTTTAGAACGAGTAGTGAAGCGGAAAATATATTATTATTAGAACAAACAATTGATGAAGTGTTAGAACAACATTACGACAAATTAGATGCTAACTTTGTGGATTTAACAGAGCAATTATCATCCGATAGAAACGATGAACAGCTGAGAGAAATTATTAAACAGTTATATCAATTTAGTGTAGCCAATCCATATCCATTTGAGTGGCTAAATTCACTTGCCGAACCATATGACAATGAAACACAACAAGACAACTTGTTACAATTACTCAATGACTTGGCTAAAATATTTTTAACATCGGCAGAAGAATCATTAAATAAAAGTTATGATTTATTTATGATGTTAGAAGAAGTAGATAAGCAAGTTGACGTTGTCCAAAGAGAACGTCAATTTTTAACGCAAGCTATGGAAGACGGTATGTTAAACACAGAGTTAATTGCGAACCATCAATTTGAACCGCGTTTTCCTGCTAAAAATAAAAAAATAAAAGAAGCTAATGAATTAAATATAGAAGCATATGATAGTGCTAAAAGTCATTATGACAATTACAAATCTTTAGTGACAAAAGTACAAGATGATTATTTCTCAAGAGATGTGGATAGTCTGAAAAGTGATATGCAACAATTAAAACCACGTGTAAGTTATTTGGCTCAAATTACAGCCGATGTGATTGAACAATTTAATGGTAAGAAAAGAAGTAGCAATCTTATTGATTTTGCAGATTATGAGCATTTTGCATTACAAATATTAACCAATGAAGATGGTACGCCATCTGAAATAGCGCAACATTTGTCCACACAAATTGATGAAATACTCGTAGATGAATATCAAGATACGAATAGAGTACAAGAACAAATCCTATCGTGTATCAAAAAAGGAAATGACCATGATGGTAATTTATTTATGGTGGGTGACGTTAAACAATCAATTTATAAATTTAGGCAGGCAGACCCTAGTTTATTTATAGAAAAGTATAACCGTTTTAACGTAAAAGGTGACAATAGTGGCTTACGCATCGATTTGTCTCAAAATTTCAGGTCACGTAAAGAAGTATTAAGCACGACTAACTATTTATTTAAGCATATGATGGATAGTCAAGTTGGTGAAATTGAGTACGATGAAGCGGCACAATTATATTATGGTGCTAACTTTGATGATGCTAATGTACCATTGCATCTTGATATGTTAATAGAAGATGGTGAATCTGATTTAACAGGTGCAGAACAAGAAGCTGAATATATCGTACAACACGTGCAACAAATTATGAACGAACGTGAAGTTTATGATGTGAAGTTAGGTAAATATCGACAACCTACATACAAAGATATTGTTATCTTGGAAAGGTCATATGGTCAGGCTAGACGCATCCAACAAGCATTTAAAGACCATGATATTCCCTTCCATGTGAACAGTAAAGAAGGCTATTTCGAACAAACTGAAGTGCGATTGATATTGTCATTTTTAAGAACTGTCGACAATCCGTTGCAAGATATATATTTAGTTGGTTTAATGCGTTCTGTAATTTACCAGTTTACCGAAGATGAATTGTCTAATATTAGAGTGTTTAGTCCGAACGATGATTATTTTTATCAATCGATAAACAATTATATGAGCAATGAAGTTGCTAATAAAAAGCTTGTACAAAAATTACAATACTTTATGGATGACTTAGCTATGTATCAAACATATAGTCAAAGTCACCCCGTTTATCAATTGATTGATAAGTTTTATAATGACCATTTTGTTATTCAATATTTTAGTGGGTTAATTGGCGGTAAAGGTAGAAGAGCAAATTTGTATGGCTTATTTAACAAAGCGATTGAATTTGAAAATTCTAGTTTCCGAGGACTATATCAATTTATTCGTTTTATTGATGAATTAATAGAGCGTGGCAAAGATTTTGGTGAGGAAAATGTAATTGGACCGAATGATGATGTTGTTCGCATGATGACGGTGCATAGTAGTAAAGGGCTAGAGTTTCCATTTGTAATATATTCAGGACTCTCAAGAAGATTCCGAAGAGACGCGTTAAATAAACCTGTGATTTTAAATCAACAATATGGTTTAGGAATGAATTATTTTGATGTGCAAAATAATGTAAGTTATCCATCTTTAGCATCTGTTACCTTAAAAGCAATTGCGGAAAAAGAATTAATTTCAGAAGAAATGAGGCTTATCTATGTTGCTTTAACGAGAGCTAAAGAGCAATTGTATTTGATTGGTAGAGTTAAAGACAGTAAAGAATTAGAACAATGGGAGCAAGTGGCAGTATCCAATGATTACTTGCCTGTCAGTTATAGATTGACGGCACAGCGTCCTATCGACCTTATCTATACGATTTTGGCAAAACATCAATCAACTGCTATTCCATCAGATCTTCAGTTTGAAACAGATATCGATGCATTGGACGCAAGTGTTAGACCAAGCGTGAATATTAATATTCATAATTATGAAGACATCGCAAGCGAATATGTCGCTGATACAACAACACAACGTTCTGTTCATGATATACCGCAAGCAGCAACGAATGATAAAACGTTGCAAGCGCAAATTCATGAACAATTAAGTTATGAATATCCTTATCAAAAAGATATGCATAAAGCGTCTAAACAATCTGTTTCAGAATTAAAGCGACAACTTGAAACTGAAGAAGCAGGTACCGATTATAACCGTGTGAGACAATATCGTGTGGGTTCAACTACTTATGAACGACCAAACTTTTTAAATCAATATACAAAACGTAAGGCAAATGAAATAGGAACATTGATGCATACAGTAATGCAACATTTACCATTCAAAGTAGAGCGGTTAAGTACGGAGGAAGTTAACGAATATATCGACGACTTAATCCGTAAAAATATAATAGCTGAAGATGCTAAGCAAGACATCAATATTCCAGAAATAGAACAATTTATTAACAGTGATTTATATTTAGCAATCGCTAAAAGTGATGGAATATATAGAGAATTACCGTTCATTGTAAATCAAGGAAAAGTAGATCATGTACCAGAGAGTGAAGAAGATAGTTCTATCATTCAAGGTATGATAGATTTAATTTTCGTAAAAGATGGTTTGTATTATTTTGTAGATTATAAAACAGACGCTTTTAATAGACGTAGAGGGATGACCGATGAAGAAATAGGTAAGCAACTTAGAGATCGCTATAAAATTCAAATGACTTATTATAAAAACACTTTAGAAACAATCTTAAATACTGAAGTAAAAGGCTATTTATATTTCTTTAAATATGGTCAATTATCAGTAGAAGAATAG
- a CDS encoding Cof-type HAD-IIB family hydrolase — translation MQPYLICLDLDGTLLNDEKVITPYTKKVLKVLQQQGHKLMIATGRPYRASQIYYHELNMDTPIVNFNGAYVHHPKNNTFEEKHEVLDLNLATSIIQSLKDYGVNNMIAEIKDHVFIDNFDQKLFDGFSMGNPKIETGNLLQNLNTSPTSILVEAEEVMIPRIKQMLSSFYTESIEHRRWGSPFPVIEIVGKNINKARGIETSKSYLNIEQQNIIAFGDEDNDLEMIKYAEHGIAMGNGLTDLKNIANATTYTNNEDGVAHYLNDFFKLNIKQEQYINTNM, via the coding sequence ATGCAACCTTATTTAATTTGTCTAGATTTAGACGGCACGTTATTAAATGATGAAAAGGTTATTACACCTTACACAAAAAAAGTACTAAAAGTCTTACAACAACAAGGTCACAAATTAATGATTGCTACGGGACGTCCGTACCGAGCGAGTCAAATATATTACCATGAATTAAATATGGATACACCTATCGTCAATTTTAACGGTGCGTATGTTCACCATCCAAAAAACAATACTTTTGAAGAAAAGCATGAAGTGCTTGACTTAAACTTAGCAACAAGTATCATTCAATCTTTAAAAGATTATGGCGTTAATAATATGATAGCCGAAATTAAAGACCATGTATTTATTGATAATTTTGATCAAAAATTATTCGATGGTTTTTCAATGGGCAACCCTAAAATAGAAACTGGAAATCTATTACAAAATTTAAATACTTCCCCTACTTCTATTTTAGTTGAAGCTGAAGAAGTAATGATTCCTAGAATTAAACAAATGCTGTCTAGTTTTTATACAGAAAGTATAGAACATCGTCGTTGGGGATCACCTTTTCCAGTTATAGAGATAGTCGGTAAAAACATCAACAAAGCACGTGGCATTGAAACATCAAAATCATACCTCAATATTGAGCAACAAAATATTATCGCTTTTGGTGATGAAGACAATGACTTGGAAATGATCAAATATGCAGAGCATGGTATTGCTATGGGTAATGGTCTAACAGATTTGAAAAACATAGCCAATGCTACTACATATACTAATAATGAGGATGGCGTAGCTCATTATCTAAACGACTTCTTTAAGTTAAACATTAAACAAGAACAATATATTAATACTAATATGTAA
- a CDS encoding YisL family protein: MIHMHILSWVLAIILFFAAYFNLSQSQGPTPFYKPVHMLLRLFMVLVLFSGLWLLIQEFSAGNNGGGHMLLTFKMVGGFAAIALMEVTLIKRKKEQPTTSLLWWTIIVIVITMVLGVILPWGPITKLFGL; this comes from the coding sequence ATGATACACATGCACATACTAAGTTGGGTATTAGCGATTATTTTATTTTTCGCTGCTTACTTTAACTTATCGCAGTCACAAGGGCCAACACCTTTCTATAAACCAGTTCATATGTTATTAAGACTATTTATGGTTTTGGTGTTGTTCTCAGGTTTATGGTTACTTATTCAAGAGTTTTCAGCAGGTAACAATGGTGGGGGCCACATGTTACTAACATTTAAAATGGTAGGCGGTTTTGCAGCAATTGCTTTAATGGAAGTTACATTAATCAAAAGAAAAAAAGAGCAACCAACTACGAGTTTGTTATGGTGGACAATAATTGTTATCGTTATCACTATGGTATTAGGCGTTATTTTACCATGGGGACCAATAACTAAACTTTTCGGGCTATAA
- a CDS encoding metal-sulfur cluster assembly factor has translation MDEGLKDNILNALEMVIDPELGIDIVNLGLVYKVDVDDEGLCTVEMTLTSMGCPLGPQIINQIKMVLAELPEIQDTEVNIVWNPPWDKEMMSRYAKIALGIG, from the coding sequence ATGGATGAAGGTTTAAAAGATAATATTTTAAATGCCTTAGAAATGGTAATTGACCCTGAGTTAGGTATCGATATCGTTAACTTAGGTTTAGTATATAAAGTAGACGTAGACGATGAAGGCTTATGTACGGTAGAAATGACATTGACTTCAATGGGCTGTCCTCTTGGACCGCAAATTATTAATCAAATTAAAATGGTATTAGCTGAATTACCTGAAATTCAAGACACAGAAGTAAATATCGTGTGGAATCCACCATGGGATAAAGAAATGATGTCTCGCTATGCAAAAATAGCATTAGGTATTGGATAA
- a CDS encoding CoA-disulfide reductase yields MTEIVVVGAVAGGATVASQIRRLDNQSNITVFEKDRDMSFANCGLPYYLGNVVDSRDKLLATTPEAFSEKKNITVKTHHEVTAIDDVNQTISVYNHLTSESTSVPYDKLILSPGCSANTLPLNSDIVFTLRNMEDTDAIDNFITTNNVQSALVVGAGYISLEVLDNLHYRGIDTTLIHRSSQINKLMDQDMNQPIFDELNSRNITYHLNEEISKVEGNKVTFKSGNAASYDIIITGVGIKPNSDFVKSSSVQLDDKGYIPVNDKFETNVDNIYALGDIITSHYRHVDLPAHIPLAWGAHRGASIIAEQIAGDNTIRFKGYLGANIVKFFDYTLASSGINPQELSNFDYEMLEINAGKHANYYPGNSKIHLRVYFDKRTRKIIRAAATGVADVDKRIDILTMAMMNGLTVDELTEVETAYAPPYSHPKDLINIIGYSARNK; encoded by the coding sequence ATGACCGAAATAGTCGTCGTAGGCGCTGTAGCGGGCGGTGCAACTGTCGCCAGTCAAATACGCAGATTAGACAACCAAAGCAACATTACTGTTTTTGAAAAAGATAGAGATATGAGTTTTGCCAATTGTGGTTTGCCATACTATCTGGGCAACGTAGTCGATTCAAGAGATAAACTACTAGCTACAACACCTGAAGCTTTCTCGGAAAAGAAAAATATTACTGTTAAAACGCATCATGAAGTTACAGCCATTGATGATGTAAATCAAACAATATCAGTATATAATCACTTAACTTCAGAAAGCACATCAGTCCCTTACGACAAATTAATTTTAAGTCCGGGCTGTAGTGCTAATACACTACCTTTAAATAGTGATATTGTATTTACTTTACGTAATATGGAAGATACTGATGCTATCGACAATTTTATAACGACGAATAATGTCCAAAGTGCATTAGTCGTTGGGGCTGGCTATATCAGTTTAGAAGTTTTAGATAATTTACATTATCGCGGAATTGACACAACTCTCATTCATCGATCATCTCAAATTAATAAATTAATGGATCAAGATATGAACCAACCTATTTTTGATGAATTAAACAGTAGAAACATCACTTATCATTTAAATGAAGAGATAAGTAAGGTTGAGGGTAACAAAGTTACCTTTAAATCTGGTAACGCAGCATCATATGACATCATTATTACTGGCGTAGGCATTAAACCAAATTCTGATTTTGTTAAATCCTCAAGTGTTCAACTTGATGATAAGGGTTATATCCCTGTAAATGATAAATTCGAAACTAATGTAGATAACATATACGCATTAGGCGATATCATTACGTCGCATTATAGACACGTCGATTTACCTGCGCATATACCACTTGCTTGGGGCGCACATCGTGGTGCAAGTATTATTGCCGAACAAATTGCTGGTGATAATACGATTCGCTTCAAGGGATACCTTGGAGCCAATATCGTTAAATTTTTTGATTATACGTTAGCGAGTTCAGGGATAAATCCGCAAGAATTATCCAACTTTGATTATGAGATGCTTGAAATCAATGCTGGTAAACATGCGAATTATTACCCAGGAAATAGTAAAATACACTTACGTGTTTATTTTGATAAACGTACTAGAAAAATTATTCGTGCAGCAGCAACAGGTGTAGCAGATGTAGATAAACGAATAGACATTCTTACAATGGCAATGATGAACGGATTAACTGTGGATGAACTAACAGAGGTAGAAACAGCTTATGCTCCACCTTATAGTCATCCTAAAGATTTAATTAATATCATTGGTTACTCAGCGCGTAATAAATAA